In Aptenodytes patagonicus chromosome 6, bAptPat1.pri.cur, whole genome shotgun sequence, one genomic interval encodes:
- the SLC16A14 gene encoding monocarboxylate transporter 14 isoform X1, whose product MYASREDIGYDFGDDSKAGSKPIKPNPNIDGGWAWMIVLSSFLVHILIMGSQMALGILNMEWLEEFNQSRGLTAWVSSLSMGITLIVGPFIGLFISMCGCRKTAIIGGILNALGWILSAYASNVHYLFLTFGVTAGVGSGMVYLPAVVMVGQYFQKRRALAQGLSTTGTGFGAFLMTALLKYLCTEFGWRNAMFIQGAVSLNLCVCGALMRPLSPKDVVSEKYVARSNSEDNQAKALSHSAETIKSNGVLSEEPEKKEEATNEEVLDSVQHIEIGGKSRSGRNMYGLRILKTVSQLTVTVRKGFAIWYSSYFGAASLFTNRVFVAFIIWALFAYSSFVIPFIHLPEIVKQYNLPSQNNIFPLTSIIAIVHIFGKVILGIISDLPCISTWNVFLMANFTLVTCILTLPLMQTYVSLAVVCALIGFSSGYFSLMPVVTEDLVGTKHLANAYGIIICANGISALLGPPFAGWIYDITHKYDFSFYISGLLYMVGIIFLLIQPCIQKKQPREKSTEEAQV is encoded by the exons ATGTATGCTAGTCGAGAGGATATTGGATACGATTTTGGAGATGACTCAAAAGCTGGAAGTAAGCCAATTAAGCCTAATCCAAACATCGATGGAGGATGGGCTTGGATGATTGtactttcctctttccttgtgCACATACTTATCATGGGGTCCCAAATGGCCCTTGGAATACTCAACATGGAATGGCTTGAAGAGTTTAATCAAAGTCGTGGCTTAACAGCGTGGGTTAGCTCCCTCAGCATGGGCATTACACTGATTGTAG GCCCTTTCATTGGTTTATTCATCAGCATGTGCGGGTGCCGCAAGACAGCTATAATTGGAGGGATATTGAATGCCCTAGGTTGGATACTGAGTGCCTATGCCTCAAATGTGCACTACCTCTTCCTTACGTTTGGAGTGACAGCCG gCGTTGGAAGTGGCATGGTTTATCTGCCTGCGGTGGTCATGGTGGGGCAGTATTTTCAGAAGAGAAGAGCGCTTGCACAAGGACTCAGTACCACGGGAACAGGGTTTGGAGCTTTCCTAATGACTGCCTTACTGAAGTACCTTTGCACCGAATTTGGGTGGAGGAATGCCATGTTCATCCAGGGCGCCGTCTCCCTCAACCTTTGTGTCTGCGGGGCGCTTATGAGACCGCTCTCTCCCAAAGACGTTGTTAGTGAAAAATACGTTGCGAGGAGTAATAGTGAAGATAATCAGGCAAAAGCTCTGTCCCATTCGGCAGAGACTATAAAATCTAACGGAGTCCTCAGTGAAGAAccggaaaaaaaagaagaggcaacAAATGAAGAAGTGCTTGACAGCGTTCAGCACATAGAAATTGGAGGTAAATCTAGAAGCGGAAGGAATATGTATGGACTGCGCATTCTTAAGACAGTGAGCCAGCTGACGGTTACGGTCAGGAAGGGCTTTGCAATATGGTACTCCAGCTACTTTGGAGCTGCGTCACTGTTTACCAATAGAGTATTTGTGGCCTTTATAATTTGGGCTTTGTTCGCCTATAGCAGCTTTGTCATTCCCTTTATTCATCTCCCAGAAATAGTCAAGCAGTACAACTTACCTAGCCAGAACAATATATTCCCTCTGACATCCATTATAGCCATTGTTCATATTTTTGGTAAAGTGATCCTTGGAATCATCTCTGATCTCCCGTGCATCAGCACGTGGAACGTCTTCCTCATGGCTAACTTTACCCTGGTCACCTGCATTCTTACTTTGCCACTAATGCAAACATACGTTAGCCTGGCTGTGGTTTGTGCTCTAATAGGATTTTCTAGCGGCTATTTTTCTCTAATGCCTGTTGTGACTGAAGATTTAGTTGGAACTAAACACCTTGCAAATGCCTATGGCATCATCATTTGTGCCAACGGAATATCTGCATTGCTTGGACCACCCTTTGCAG